In one window of Thermodesulfobacteriota bacterium DNA:
- a CDS encoding HAD family hydrolase, whose amino-acid sequence MTTPEGRRDTRRTTPAAATANGLTPMGSLPVRPAAFLFDVYGTLLMPLPADIGADRGVAPPWRALAILLDQYSVRRTAEELCRALREEIAAIHAQMKDRGIDYPEVVIDRVWQSVLGTGNRDFARQFALDFEMTVNPVYPLPDAAAVLSAIRKRKIPAGIISNAQFYTGHLLKRFFGELPQDSWADPELIFYSFEHGRAKPSAYLFEQAAAALNRKGISAGDTLYVGNDPVKDIGPAAGAGFLTALLAGDAGSLRLSGANNRECRPDLIITALRQLEPWIG is encoded by the coding sequence ATGACAACGCCTGAAGGCCGTCGCGACACCCGCCGGACAACGCCGGCGGCCGCAACAGCAAACGGGCTGACGCCCATGGGATCCCTGCCGGTCCGGCCCGCGGCCTTTCTGTTCGACGTTTACGGCACCCTGCTGATGCCGCTTCCGGCCGACATCGGTGCCGATCGTGGGGTCGCCCCGCCCTGGCGGGCCCTGGCCATACTGCTGGACCAGTATTCCGTCCGCCGTACCGCCGAAGAGCTGTGCCGGGCGCTGCGGGAAGAGATTGCGGCCATCCACGCGCAGATGAAAGACCGGGGTATCGACTACCCGGAGGTGGTAATTGACCGGGTCTGGCAGTCCGTTCTGGGCACCGGGAACCGGGATTTCGCCCGGCAATTCGCCCTGGATTTTGAGATGACGGTCAATCCCGTCTACCCCCTGCCCGACGCCGCCGCGGTGCTGTCGGCCATCCGGAAACGAAAAATTCCGGCGGGGATTATTTCCAATGCCCAGTTTTACACCGGACACCTGCTGAAACGGTTTTTCGGCGAGCTGCCCCAGGATTCCTGGGCCGACCCGGAACTGATCTTTTACTCTTTTGAACACGGACGGGCCAAGCCGTCGGCGTACCTTTTCGAGCAGGCCGCCGCCGCCCTGAACCGGAAAGGAATTTCCGCCGGTGATACCCTTTATGTGGGCAATGACCCGGTCAAGGATATCGGACCGGCCGCCGGCGCCGGTTTTCTCACGGCGCTGCTCGCCGGGGACGCCGGTTCGCTGCGTTTAAGCGGGGCAAACAACCGGGAATGTCGGCCGGATCTGATTATCACCGCCCTGCGCCAGCTGGAACCATGGATCGGGTGA